From one Gossypium hirsutum isolate 1008001.06 chromosome D08, Gossypium_hirsutum_v2.1, whole genome shotgun sequence genomic stretch:
- the LOC121202801 gene encoding WRKY transcription factor 22: MDVDWDLHAVVRGCATVTTTTTSSGGGCGGVAANSSLMADFYPQSRFSSFGSQEEPFQGQFSCFPNQFEAKNAMEELHELYKPFFPKSQPQRKQQQEHQQVKPKLSQVGSVTTASSSTSTNNSRSKRRKNQLKRVCHVPPEGLSSDVWAWRKYGQKPIKGSPYPRGYYRCSSSKGCLARKQVERHRSDPNMFIVTYTAEHNHPAPTHRNSLAGSTRQKPFTPQTVTAGDSVKPSSSKPADSLSPTTSVDEGVVVQSTKVHSREDLVEDEGEDEFGMSDTAVSDDFFEGLEGLAEIVTGNCFPENFPASFDFSWTANNAATAAGGI; the protein is encoded by the exons ATGGATGTGGATTGGGATTTGCATGCGGTGGTGAGGGGCTGCGCCACCGTTACAACAACCACCACCAGCAGCGGCGGCGGCTGCGGTGGTGTTGCTGCAAACAGTTCCTTAATGGCGGATTTCTACCCTCAATCCCGTTTTTCTTCGTTTGGTAGCCAAGAAGAACCTTTTCAGGGTCAATTTTCGTGTTTTCCGAATCAGTTCGAAGCTAAGAACGCCATGGAGGAATTGCATGAGCTTTACAAACCTTTCTTCCCCAAATCTCAACCTCAGAGAAAACAACAGCAAGAACATCAACAAGTAAAGCCTAAGCTGTCTCAAGTTGGCTCTGTTACAACAGCTAGTAGCAGCACTTCTACGAACAATTCTCGATCTAAAAGAAG AAAGAATCAGCTGAAAAGGGTTTGCCATGTGCCGCCGGAAGGTCTCTCTTCAGATGTGTGGGCATGGAGAAAATATGGTCAAAAACCCATCAAGGGATCTCCTTATCCAAG GGGATATTACAGATGTAGTAGCTCAAAGGGGTGTTTGGCCCGGAAACAAGTCGAACGACACAGATCCGACCCGAATATGTTCATAGTTACGTACACGGCCGAGCACAACCACCCTGCTCCGACGCATCGGAATTCACTCGCTGGCAGCACTCGCCAGAAGCCTTTCACTCCACAAACGGTCACCGCCGGTGACTCAGTCAAACCTTCCTCATCTAAACCCGCCGACAGCTTGTCTCCGACAACCTCCGTGGATGAAGGGGTTGTGGTTCAAAGTACAAAGGTGCACAGCCGAGAGGATTTGGTTGAAGATGAAGGGGAAGATGAGTTTGGGATGTCGGACACGGCGGTGAGTGATGATTTCTTCGAGGGTTTAGAAGGACTCGCTGAAATTGTCACCGGAAATTGCTTTCCCGAAAACTTTCCGGCAAGTTTTGACTTTTCTTGGACTGCAAATAATGCAGCTACTGCCGCCGGTGGCATCTAA
- the LOC107900256 gene encoding uncharacterized protein — translation MESWEFFLTNLRKYVIRNDNICIISDREKGLIAAIRRSGVPWRSVYCIRHIASNFHKDYKNADWKRQVVAMAYELQPHIFLQRMIRLESGMEGQTNTSFRQWLGTMEPWQWAQSFDEGFCYGQMTTNLVEGINAVLLKTRHLPITSVFSATFYRLATLMPRMGQQQVDQIKAGHVFVEHVRDAMVVNRRLERSINVEKYSRRLETFRVTETISRRPGIPTRSYGVDLRNRRCECRRFETLHYPCAHVVAVCGGITVDWPPSKYGFPQP, via the exons atggagtcttgggaattcttcctcacAAATCTGCGGAAGTATGTTATTAGGAACGATaacatttgcatcatctccgatagagaGAAGGGTTTAATTGCAGCTATTAGGCGTTCTGGTGTGCcgtggagatccgtttactgcattCGTCACATTGCGTCTAACTTCCataaagattataagaatgcagactggaagagacaagtcgtggcaatgg CGTACGAGTTACAGCCACATATTTTCCTGCAAAGAATGATCCGACTTGAGAGTGGCATGGAGGGGCAGACAAACACATCTTTCCGACAATGGTTGGGCACAATGGAGCCGTGGCagtgggctcaaagttttgacgagggcttttgTTATGgccaaatgaccacaaacttagtggAGGGGATCAACGCTGTCTTGTTGAAAACACGTCATCTTCCGATTACATCGGTATTTTCTGCTACTTTCTATAGGCTGGCTactttgatgccaagaatgggtcagcagcAAGTCGACCAGATTAAGGCGGGACATGTGTTTGTCGAAcatgtcagggatgcaatggtCGTAAACCGTCGGTTGGAGAGGTCAATAAACGTGGAAAAATATTCACGACGACTAGAAACATTTCGAGTTACTGAGACTATCAGTCGTCGACCTGGTATACCAACTAGGTCATACGGAGTTGATCTCCGGAATAGACGGTGCGAGTGCAGGAGGTtcgaaacacttcattatccctgTGCGCATGTCGTGGCAGTGTGCGGGGGGATTACAGTCGATTGGCCTCCAAGTAAATATGGCTTCCCGCAACCATAA
- the LOC121220353 gene encoding serine/threonine-protein phosphatase 7 long form homolog, which produces MTRLIRNDEHISDAANNEDSFRLLRARVSVLKKASDARLMPYLELAGFGSVALIRSSDLRFDLLSALVERWRPETHTFYFPCGECTVTLEDVALQLGLPIDRSPVTGVSSFTDPAALCYQLLGDSPGDAIATEGELMCVARAYIIHMVGAVLMPDTNSDSLHLMYLPLLADLSTARSYSWGSAVLAMLYRELCRATKPDVRDIGECLILLQSWALYRLPFLASISHQPYLYPLPLRWTVRPGIEKSYDVPIYRLMIEQHAREGFIWMPYRRPEITNVVPSSAYVDSHIWCTNALIINFNVVEWYHGDRVLRQFGCIQPIPDPPCQLGEVHGMTKRGIFQLDWGIQHRKFVALWNDRLRRVPQMVMATDPQP; this is translated from the exons ATGACTCGATTGATTAGAAACGATGAACACATATCTGATGCGGCTAATAACGag GACTCGTTCCGATTATTAAGGGCCCGTGTGAGTGTTTTAAAGAAAGCTTCGGATGCACGATTGATGCCGTACTTGGAGCTAGCCGGATTTGGGTCAGTAGCATTGATCCGGTCCTCCGACTTGCGCTTTGATTTATTATCTGCGCTAGTGGAGCGGTGGCGCCCAGAGACCCACACTTTCTATTTTCCTTGCGGGGAGTGCACGGTTACCTTGGAGGATGTTGCATTGCAGCTTGGGCTCCCAATTGACAGGAGTCCCGTAACGGGAGTATCTTCATTTACCGATCCGGCTGCACTTTGTTATCAGCTCCTAGGAGACTCGCCAGGGGACG CGATCGCCACTGAAGGTGAGTTGATGTGTGTTGCTCGAGCGTACATCATACATATGGTAGGGGCAGTACTCATGCCTGATACAAACAGCGACAGTCTGCATTTGATGTACTTGCCCCTGCTAGCTGATTTGTCCACTGCTAGGTCGTATAGCTGGGGTTCCGCCGTCCTAGCAATGCTGTACCGGGAGCTTTGTCGGGCGACAAAGCCGGATGTGCGCGACATCGGCGAATGCCTCATACTGCTGCAGTCCTGGGCGCTTTATCGGCTGCCGTTTTTGGCATCCATTAGTCACCAACCGTATCTGTATCCACTGCCACtcag GTGGACTGTTCGTCCAGGCATCGAGAAGTCGTATGATGTCCCAATATACCGCCTCATGATTGAACAGCATGCCCGGGAAGGG tttatatggatgccaTACCGGAGGCCGGAAATTACAAATGTTGTACCCTCGTCTGCATATGTTGATTCCCACATATGGTGCACTAACGCACTAATTATCAATTTCAACGTAGTCGAGTGGTATCACGGAGACCGGGTGCTACGGCAGTTTGGATGCATCCAACCTATCCCGGATCCGCCGTGCCAGTTGGGAGAAGTTCACGGCATGACAAAGAGAGGAATATTTCAATTGGATTGGGGAATTCAGCACCGAAAATTTGTGGCACTGTGGAACGATAGATTGCGTCGAGTACCTCAGATGGTTATGGCTACCGACCCGCAACCATAA